The genomic stretch TGGGGAAAACGCCCGCCTCTCTCAACGAGCCGCGGCGCAGCCCCCGGGCTATTCCACCAGCCGCGCCAAGACCCTCCATACCCAACAGCTTTTTTCCTTTTTGCAACCTCACGCGTTATCGCTCTGTCCGTGCGAAGTTCCCCGACAGGGCACTTCATCCGGGAAAACTGCTCAGCCCCGGACGCTGCCATGGCCATCGCCCGCTCGCGAGACGGCGTGAGCCAAAGCGCCGCGCGCCCATCCGGATCCACG from Thermoanaerobaculum aquaticum encodes the following:
- a CDS encoding RHS repeat-associated core domain-containing protein, yielding YFPSMARFLSPDPVRGNPAQPQSFNLYAYVRGNPLNAVDPDGRAALWLTPSRERAMAMAASGAEQFSRMKCPVGELRTDRAITREVAKRKKAVGYGGSWRGWWNSPGAAPRLVERGGRFPQGLSVASAAGAVAS